GATGGCCGTCTGACCCATGTCACACAGGCCGTTCACGACGACGCAGTTTCCGGCGTTGGCCGTGCCGTAGTCCATGACCATCAGGTTGATGGTGTAGTTGGCGACGCCATATTGCTGAACCGCCTTGACCACGTTGTGCCCCGTGACGTTCAGGTCGCCGTAGGGGTTCGACGTGACGGTCCCGTTGGACGATCCCAAGGTGGCCACGGTGAAGCTGAAGCGCAGGTTGGGATAGTCCGACTGCACCGCGGCCACCTGCTGGACCAGACTGGCGATGGCGGCCTGGCTTTGGCCGGCTTCGATGTCGAAATCGATGCCCACCAGACGGTTCGAGGCATAGCGGTTGATGAAGGCCCGCATGCCGGCTTCGCTCGAACAGGTGAAAGCGCCTGCCGCGCCGCCGGTTGAGACGACGTAGTCCATGCCGGCATCGACGAAGGCTTGCAGGTTGGCCTGGACCAGAACATCGGGCTGGATGCCGGCCCAGTTCTCCTTGCCGCACTCGCCGGTCGCGAAGGCCCAGGTCACTGCGGATACCTTAGCCGGCAGCACGCTCAGGAGCGGCGACAGCGTGCCGGTCACCGCGGTCGACATGACGTTGCTGTTCCAGTTCATCGAGATCGTGACGTCCTTGTAGGGGCTGAACAGCAGGCTGCCGGCGCCTCCGGTCGGCGGGGTGGTCGGTACCGGCGTCGGACTCGGACTCGGCGTCGCCGATGCGCCCGGCGTCGGGCTCGGGGTAGCCGTGGGGCTCGGAGTGGCTGTCGGATTCGGGGTCGGCGTCGGGTTCGAATTCGGCACCGAGGGTGCGAACAGCACCGTCACCGTGGAGTCTGCAGCGGCTGCCTTCTGCAGGTTGGCCGGCGACCCACCGTTGAAGCCGCTTGCCGCCACGTCGCCGGGTGCTAGGGCCGCCACCCAGGATTTCGGCTTGAGCGTTGCGGTACCGTCGCCGGCGATGTTGACAGAAAAGTTCCAAGGTCCGCTCTTGAACACGTCCTGGGCAGTGGCTGCATCGGGAAATTGCAGCGGGGCCTGCCAGCCGTTGGCTCCGGCCTTCAAAGTCTTCGAGGACAGGTTCTTGACTGCGACGTTGCCGCTGTAGCCGCCATCCCACGAGCTGCTGATGGAAAACAGCACTTCCAGTTTCGGGCTTGCGATCGGAACCGGTGTTGCAGACGGGGACGGTGTCACCGAAGGTGCGGGTGTCGGCGTGGCCGATCCACCGCCCTGGTAGCCGGCTTTCAGGTTGGCCAGGGTCTGCTGGGCCGACTGGGACGTCATGGCCGAGATCACACAGGGCTGGCCGTTGAATTTGCAGTTGGCCAGATCGACAGAGGTGTCGAACGCGCCATTGGCGTTGAAGCCGACGTCCAGCACGCTGTTTGCGGCCACGTCGCTGCCCCAGGAAGGCGAAGTGAGGGTGAACGTGTTGGTTGCGGCGTCGAAAACGGCATTGGCGTTCCAGAAGGAAGAGGCCTGTGCCTGCCGGCCGAGGCCGGCCGACTGGAACGTCAGGGTCCAGCCGCCGCTGACCGCGTCGGGTACCCAGATTTGCAGGGCGCCGGTGTAGCCGGCCCAGGAATCGCTCGCGGTGCCCCAGGAGGAAGACGCGCTGACGATCGCGTTGGGTACCGGCGCGGGCAGCGTGGCGGCCTGCGCCGGTGTTCCTTCCGCGAGCGTAGCCACGAGGACCAGGCCGGACAGGGGGGCAAGAAATCTTGTGTTCATTTGCTCAACTCCTTCTTGGACTCACCAAGTTCGATGACGCCGGATGGCCATTGCGGCTGCGATAGAGCTGTAACAAGCTAATATGTCCTGCAGCGGAGAGCGGTTACATGACATTGGCCACAGCCGTATGACATGGGGCACGCTAAATTGTTGCACCTGACTATTACTCCGGCCCAATTTTTTCGTACGCCGAACCCACTGCAGGCCGCAGCCGGCGTGAGGTGGCCGGTACGCTCAATTCGGGCCGGACCAATACGTTCTTTGCGGTGTTGCTGAAGATAATGTATTGAAGAATGGGGAGGAGTGAATCCTCCGGGGGGCGGCGCAGGTTTTCGGGTGCGGAAGGGCAGCGTAGCGCCCTCCCGCCAAGGCGTCAGAAAAACGTTGCTACGGCGGCGTCAAGGGTATCGCGTATATCCGGGTCGTCGGTGAGGGGACGGACGAGCGCCATCATGCAGGCTGCCCGGGGGGCGATGCCCTTGGCGATGAGATGGCCGGCGTAGACCAGCAACCGGGTCGAGATGCCTTCGTCCAAGCCGTGGCCCTTGAGGTTCCGGGCACGATGGGCGATCTGCACCAGCTTCTCGGCGATCTTGGGATCGATGCCGGTCTCGTGCGACACCACATCGACCTCGACCGCGGTTTCGGGATAGCCGAAATCCAGTGCGCCGAAGCGCTGCTTGGTCGATTGCTTGAGGTCTTTCAGCAGGTTCTGGTAGCCGGGATTGTAGGAAATCACCAACTGGAAATCCGGATGTGCGTGAACCAGTTCGCCCTTTTTGTCCAGCGGCAGGGTGCGGCGGTGGTCGGTCAGCGGGTGGATGACCACGGTGGTGTCCTGGCGGGCCTCCACGACTTCGTCGAGATAGCAGATGGCGCCGATACGGGCGGCGAGAGTCAGCGGACCGTCCTGCCAGCGGGTGCCGCTGGCGTCGAGCAGGAAGCGGCCGACCAGGTCCGAAGCCGTCATGTCCTCGTTGCAGGCCACCGTGATCAGCGGGCGCTTCAGCTTCCAGGCCATGTACTCCACGAACCGGGTCTTGCCGCAGCCGGTCGGGCCCTTGAGCATCACCGGCATGCGCGCGGCGTAGGCGGCCTCGAACAGTTCCACTTCGTCGGCGGTGGGGCGGTAATAGGGTTGTCCCTCGATCAGGTATTGGTCCGCGGATTGTGCGGTCATCGGTGCATGCTCTTTCTGGGGGGATCGGCCGGTCAGATTACCCCAAACTTTGCGGCGTTGTCAGCTCGCCGATCGCCGCTTGCGGGTGGGCTCCCGTTGCGAAAGGCAGCAAGCGATAGCCCACGCATCTCTCCGCTTGAATGGGCAGAGCCAGGCCGCTGTGCCGGTATACGCGTTCCCGCAGGCGGCTGAAAATTACCTCCGTCCGATGCTTGTTGTAGTCCTCTGGCATCGAGCCCAACGCGGCAGCCAGCTCGGCATGCGTACACGGCTCGCCCTGGTGGGCGAGGAGGGCATGCAGAAGCTGAGCCTCGCTCAAGGAAAGCCGTATCCGCGTGCCGTTGGGCGTAACCAGCATGCCTAATCCGCTATCCAACTCCCATTGCCCGTCCATGGAGGCGCGCACCGGCCGCGGTTCCGCCGTTGCTGCAGTGGTCAGACGTTGCCCCAGCCGGCGCAGGATCAGCACCAGTTCGTCCAAGTCGACGGGCTTGACCAAATAGGCATCCGCCCCTGCATCGAGGCCGCTAAGGCGGTCGTCGCGCAATCCGCGGGCCGTCACGAACACGATGCCCATGCCGGTGTCATGCGAGCGCAGGTACTGGCATACCGACAGGCCGTCTTCTCCGGCGAGGCCAATGTCCAGCACGGCCACCGTTTTCGGCCGCACGGCCAGGTAACGGTAGAATTGCGCGGCATTTTCGAAGGTCTCCACGGCAAAGCCGTGATGTGCGAGCTGGAACGCCAGCTCTTCGCGCAGGACAGGCTCGTCCTCGACGATCGACACGGTGTAGGGCGGGGCTTTCTCAATCATTTGGGAGAACACGGATTGATCGACGTCCTTACTCTAGCCTTGGCCGCGGGCCTGGGCAATCTCGCCTTCGCAGCTCTCGCCGCGGTGTATGCCCGCTCCGCCCGTAATGCCAATCCGCCGCTGGCGATCTGGCGCTGGGCGCGCACCGTGGCCGGCGTCGCCTTCCTGCTGATCTGGCTGCGGCCGGCGATCCCGGCCTGGCTGTCGATGACCGCTTCGCACCTCCTGCTGCCGCCGGCCTGGGCGCTGGAGTTCGCCGCCTATGCCGGCCTGCTCGGCCTTAGCGGCTGGCGCCGGCCGCTGATCGGACTGACCGCCCTGGCGCTGGCCGTGCAGCTTGCCCTGCACGCTTTCGAGGTCGGGCGGCGCATCGACCTGATCTATTTCTCCTCGATCAACACCGCCTATTTCGAGGCCATGGCGGCCGTGCTGCTGCTCAGCCGTCAGCACGGCCGGCTGGCCCGGATGATGGCGTTCACCAATGCCGTGCTGGGCCTGCTGTTCTTGCTGCGCGTCGTGCATCTGGTCTGGATCGGCGACCATACGCTCGACAGCTACAAGGTTCTGCATACCCTGCTCTGGGTGGTCGGCTATCTGATCGTCACCGTCAACGGCTTCGGCTTCCTGCTCTTGTCCAAGCAGGACGACGACCGCAAGCTGCGCGAGGCCCTGGCCGACGTCTCCCTGGCCGAAGCCGAGCAGCGTCAATTGCTGTCCCTGGCCTCGCACGAATTCCGCACCCCTGCCGCCATGATCCAGGCCTCGCTCGACTCCTTGAAGCTATTGGCGGTCAGTCTTCCGCCGGCCGCCGCCGGGCGGCTGGACAACATCGGCAAAGCCACCCAGCGCCTCACCCATCTCGCCAACACCCTGATCGCCCAGGACCGGCTGCGCGAACTGCGCTTCGGCCTGGTGCGGCAGGAGGCCGACCTCAACGCCGTGGCGGCCCAGGTGGCGGAGCGCTATGCCCCGCCCATCCCCTGGCGCGGCCTGGACGGCGCGGCGCGCGTGGCGGTGGACGCCGAACTGCTGGCGATCGCCCTGCACAACCTGATCGACAACGCCCTGCGCCACAGCGCCGCCGGCGGGCCGCCCGAAGTCCGGCTCGAAAGGCGGGGAGACCTGCTGGAAATCGCCGTCGCCGACCGCGGGCCCGGCGTGCCGGACGCGGACAAGGAGGCCGTGTTCGAGCGCTTCTACCGCCGCGACGCCGGCCCCGGCAGCGGCCTGGGCCTCTCCATCGTCCGCACCATCGCCCGCCTGCACGGCGGCGAAGCCCTGGTCCGCGACAACGCGCCGCACGGCGCGGTGTTTGCCATCCGTCTGCCCTTCTCAACCTTCCCCGGTGCTGTCTGAGCCTCAGAGCGGTTTGCCGCTCGCCTTCCAAACGCTCTCATACTGAGAGTTATTGAGAGCCAAAAAGGCTTGAGTTTGCTCTATTCTCGGTTCGTTCCCGCCCGCTATTAAGCAGGCATAGACGAACCCGCAGCGCGCGCCGCAAAGGGCGCGGGCAGGCTTCTATGTCAACCGGCAGAAGAGCGTCGGGATTCGGGCGGTACAGGAACCAGCCCCGGTTGGGGCAGCACTCACACGAAGAGGTGACGCATGAGAGCAGGTACGAAACGGCCGGGGTTTTGGAACCGGCGGGATTTGGGAGCGGGGGCCGCGGTCTTGCTGGCCGCGGGTATGTGGCCGTCCGCCGGCGCCGCCGATCCGGCGCCGCGCGACACCGTGTTACTGCAGGATCTGAACGCGCATTATCCGCAGCAGTGCAAGCGCCCCATGGCGGGCAATACCGGCGCCACCGGGCTATGCCTCTTGGTCAGCATCAATCCCAAGGTGAGCGGCGATTTCCGTGTGCGCCCGTACAAGGATCCCAGGTCGGGAAAGCCGGCAGCGGATGTGCCCATGCCCGTCAACACCGTTCTGGCGCTTCCCCCCGGCGACTACGAGATTTTCAAAGCCACCGGCATAGACAGCCAAAACGTGGCCAAGGTCACGGTGCGGGAGAACCGGGTCGCCACGGTAACGACCATGACCCTGCGTTTCAAGAAAACCAAGCCGACGGTCACCTATAAAATCCAGCGCTTCCAGGCGGTGCCCGGCACCAACAACGGCGGCTGTCTGGCCGAATTCGTGAACGCGGGCGCACATGCCTACCTGCCGGGCAATTTCCTGATCAACCCCACCAACGGCGGCGAGCAGGTCAACCCGAAATGCGAGCTCGGCGGCGTCACCTTCAACGCCGTGTCCGGCCAAGGCTATACCGTCAAGCCCGGACAAGTGACCGAGCAGGTGCTGACCGAGGCGGAAACCTACGTACACCCGAACAAGGTCAGTGCACTGACTTCCATCGCTCCTGCCATGCACGGTATTTCCAAGATCGGCTGGCTCACGAATTGGGGTTCCCATCAAGGTATTCCCAACCCCGATGCCAAGCCGCATGCGGCCTTGGCTTTCTACGGGCCCGGCAATTACACCTACATCGTGCCGTTCCGGTTCCGCCGCGACGCGAAAGCCTGCGGTCTGTCACTGGCGCAAGGGCTGATGCCGGAGGCCAAACTGCTGACCGGCTGCACCTTCAAGCAGGGACGGCTCAGCGGTTTCACCGTGAACAAAGGCAGCTACTTCACCTACCACAACATGTACGGGATACCCGGCATCGCAGCCAACAACATCCGCAACGCCTTCACGGTGGAAAACGTCAACTTCAAGCTGCCCAAGGGGAACTGACATGAAACGCAAACTTTTGGTCTGCGCTATCGCGCAAACATGCATCCTCGGCAGTGCCGACGGATCCAATTACACGTGGCAGGAGGGGGCCGGACGGCTGGCCTATAGCGTATTCAACCTGTCGGGCAATGATTGCAACATGGATCCGTATACTGCCGGCGCCAATGGCTATGCGCCCTCCGGCAGCCCGGCTCAGGCCGTGGGCTGGAACAGCTCGGGTTCTGTCCTGAGTTTCTTCCTCAATCCACTTACTGGTTTTTTGGACCCCGATCCGATAAATCCCCCGAATCAGTCACAAACAGGGACGTTGATCCCGGCCTTTGCGAGCGCTCAGACTTTCGAAACCAGTCAGGAATTCAAGGCCGGTGGCAATGCTATCGCGATAGCCGACAGTTGGCTGGTGCCTTGCCTGATTCCTGGAACTCAGGATTCGTATACCTACATGGTTATGGCCAATATGGCCTCGGCGGGAAGCGGATTCTCGAATATTATTGATAACGATACTGTGTTCGATAACAGCCAGATCGACCCGCCATTCACCGCAAGCGACAGCAATCCGGGTGGCGCGGGATTCGTGAACAGCGCCAACGCCGTTTTCAACTTCAACGTCGACAGCGGTGCGAGCTACTATCAGGCCACCGGGGGGCTTTGGTCCGGCCTGCAGCCTTCCACGCTGAACACACCCGCCTCCGGTTTCCCGGCAGTAAACGCGATTAGCGCGGCCATGTATCCCATCAATCTGGCGTCCTATACCACCAGCGAATCCAGCAACGGCGTGTCGACGAACTATAACCCGATCTTCGGAGGCTTTTTCACGCTGGCGATCGGAGACCCCTTCATCGTCAGCAGCTTCAATGCGAAAATCCTGTGGTTTCTCGCCGCATCGATCGGCTCTCCAAGTGGCGATCCCGCATTCCAATGGAACGACAGCTCGTTTCCATTCAGTAAAACGTCAACGTCGGCCGGAAACCAGTTGATCTTGGCCGCCTTGAACGGCACTTGTTCGGGATGCACCCCCGTGTTTGGGAGCAGCACCAACGCGGAAGCCTACACCAAATGGCTGATTTACGCGCCCCATCAAGCCGCGTATGAGGTTGTACAGTCCTTTAAAGCAGCCAACTCTCCGACCCTGACTTTCTGGGGCAAGCTCTTCGAGGGATTATGGTCGGCGACGGCTATCGCTCTGGATGCGGCCGCTGCAGTGGAGACCGGCGGCGCTTCCGCAGCGGCCCAGATAGCTGCGATCACCGCTGTAAGTGCGACGACGGGTAGTCTTACCTCGGTGGTCGATAACGGCATAAGCAATACGTTCGCCCAGCCCACGCCGACCTATCAGACGGCGCCGCTCGTCGTCAATTCCACCTATAGCGCCTCTAACCTGTTGGGCATGCTGCTGGCGAACTATGCTGTACAGTCCTGGGTTCAGGTGCTAGGCGTTCAGCCGTTTAACGAGGCTGCCAATCCGTTGTGGGCGAACTTCTCGATCTATACCGAGAGCCTATGTAGTAATTTGCAGGTGAGCGCCAATCAGTTTTCATCGTCAATTACTTGTCAGAAAACAGAACAATCGAGTTTGTCCCCGCCGCCTACCTATAACAACGTCTACACAACAACGGCTGGTAGTAACAGTTCCCAACTCAACATCTGGGACGCCATACTTACCGGCTCGAACGTGACCGCAGCGACCAATCAGACGAGCACGAGCAGTGAAGCGAACGGCATGCTGGTGTTGGCCAATCCGCTGACAGCGTCCTTTCAGCCGCCGACGCAGATCGCCAGCGACAGTGATGGCGTTACCTACTCAGCCGTGACGACGAACTTCAATCTGAGCAGCGGTTCTTTGTCGCTCACGGACGCTTACGCGTACACGAATCCGCCGAGCGCGGCACCGACGATAGAATCCTATACTTATCCGTATCCCATTACCTCAGATTGTTCTTCTATGACTTTTAGCCCTACAGGCGTTTCCTACACTCCCACATCAGGTGTGCTAACAGTGTCGGGGTGGTCTGCGGTATGCAACAAGCCGTCGGGAGAAACTTGGGAAGGGCAAGCTACGGCAATGCTGAATATGGCGACCTGTACGGAAGGGTCAGCCGTACAGTTTGGTGTCGACGTGGTGCCGCCAAGTGCGACGAATCAATTTAGCCCAGTCGTTTCAAGCGTGTCCTTGGAATGCGCGACCCCAAATCCGAACTTGGTTAGCAGTAGCAGCGGACCGTCGCTGGACTATAATCAATGCGTGTCCGATATCAATGCCACCGGCGGAGTGGTCGCGATGCCCATCAACGGTTCTCCTGGATTGGCCTGCGTCTGTATTCCCGGGTACCTAGCCGGCTCATCAGCGCAGTTGACTACCGGTGTGTCCACCGTGCCTAGCCCCAGTCCATGCCCTAGCCCGTAATCTGGCGTGTTCTCATAGTTGCCTGATTCGTGGGCATGCAAAAGTATGCGGCGTCCGTGTTCCGGGCGCCGTTCCCGTATCCTCTCTTGGTATCCAGCAGATATTGAAAAAAGCCCCTGCCCGGTTTCCCGTGCAGGTGACCTGCTCCCCGATTTAGTCCGAAACGGACATAGAGTCTGCGGTTAAAAATGTGTCTGCAAACTGATCTGGCGTCAGGTAAGCCAACGAACTGTGGGGGCGTTGCTCATTGTATTCCCGACGCCACTCCTCAATGACTTGGCGAGCATGGCACATCGAGACGAACCAATGCTCGTTCAGGCATTCATCCCGGAATTTGCCGTTGAAGCTTTCGATGTAGGCGTTCTGCTGTGGCTTACCTGGCTGGATGAAGCTCAAGCACAGTCCTTGGCTATCGGCCCATTCATCCAAAGCCTTGCCGGCAAACTCGGGGCCGTTGTCGACGGTGACTGATTTGGGCAATCCGCGGATCTCTGCCAGCCGTTGCAGCACACCGACTACACGTCTGCCAGGCAGCGAAGTATCGACTTCGATGGCCAAGCACTGCTTCGTGAAGTCATCGACGATATTCAGGCACCGCAGCCGCCGACCATCGGCCAAACCGTCCGAAACATAGTCCATAGACCAACTCTCGTTAGGCGCCGATGGCGCGACCTTGATTTGGCGCTCCACGCCGGCAATGCGCTTCCGCTTTCGTTTGCGGACCATCAGGCCGGCCTCGTGATACACGCGATAGGTGCGCTTTCGGTTGATTTCCCAACCCTCTCGGCAAAGTAGCACGTGCAGCCGGCGATACCCATAGCGCCGCTTCTGCGCTGCCAATTCGCACAGTCGTTCCTTGAGCTCCTGGTCTGCTGGCCGCTTAGCTTCGTAGCGATACAGCGACCGAGAAATACCGATCAGCCCACAAGCCCGCGTGACGCCCATCTGGTGCTTTGTCATCAGATGGGAGACCGCCACCCTCTTGGCTTGTGGGCTTACCACTTTCGGCCTACAACCTCTTTCAACGCAGCATTGTCCAGCATCGCCTCCGCCAGCAGGCGCTTGAGCCGGGCATTCTCGGTCTCCAGTGCCTTGAGCCGCTGCGCATCCGACACTGTCAGGCCGCCGTATTTCGCTTTCCAGTTGTAGTACGTCGCCTCGCTGAGCCCGTGCTTGCGGCACAGCTCCGCTACTTTTAGGCCGGCTTCGGCTTCCTTCAGGATGCCAATGATCTGTTCTTCGGTGAAACGCTTCTTCATGCTGCCTCCTATCGAGGCAGACTCTACATCACGACCGGACTAATCTCGGGGAGCAGGTCACAGGGGCTTTTTCTTGCGGCATCTTGCGCCGGAGGATGATCAGACCATGGCCGCGCCTTGGCTCTGCTTGAAGTTGTCGCAGCCGACCAGACGGACATGATTATGTGTGGCAGGCTTCGGCGCGTCGATGCCCGATTGTCCGGAAAAAAGGGATAAGCGTGCAGATGAACCGGACCGGGAAGTCGGCGTTCAGATTCCCGTCAGCAGGATGTCCAACGCGGCGAGGACGGTTTCCCGCGCTTGGCGTAAATCGCCGATTTTGAGCGGGAGTCGTTTTCTGGGGACGCCTGTCAGTTCCGGCGTCACCAGCACCAGGGACCGGCCTTCGAATTCCAATACCGGCATCAGGCCGCGAACCGGAGGCACGTCGACTTCGGCGGGATCGTAGAGGGGAATGAGAACGGTCGTTTTCAAGACGGCCAGGAGGTCGCTTTGTATTTCCAGCAGATACGGAATGCGTAGGTTCGTTTGCCGGTCCGGGTTGGGATAGACATCGAATTGAGCCATCAGAAACTGCGCCAGCCGTCGCCGAATACTCCGGTTTCTTCGATGCGCCGATTGTAGGCTTCGATGGCGCTGAGATTTTCCGCGAGCCATTGCTCTTGCTTTCGGGCCCTGATCAGTTCGGCCAGATGGGTTTCGAAGGCTTGCGAAAGATTGATGTTCAGGGCTTTGGCTTCGCGCAACAGCTCGGCGTTGGCCGAGAGGTTGACGGCTTTTTTGCTGGCGTTGGGGAAGGACATGGCGTGTCTCTTGCGTGCTATTCGTGCGCAGAAATTATGCGCACTATGACCCTCGGGCGCAATGGTCTGAAAAAAGCCCCTGCCCGGTTTGCCGTGCAGGGGCTTTTTCTTGCGGTCTTGTGCGCCGGAGGAGGATCAGAGCGCGGGTCCCCGTTAGCTCACCACCGAATATTTCGTTAACGAGTCGTTATGATCAAGCCCGACGGGGTATGCTCAAGTCTGGACACGCCTGCTGGGCGTGAAACCGCAACCTACTCGGGAGGCAAGATCATGATTGAATCGATCGAGACAGGTAGCAGCAAGATACTGGGTGTGAAATTGAGCGGCAAACTGCGTGAGGAGGACTACAAGATATTCATGCCGTTGGTCGAGAACGCACTTGCGACCGCGGGCAAGCTATCTCTGTTTATTCGGTTTGAGGATTTCCATGGTTGGGATCTCGGTGCCGCATGGGAGGATCTTAAATTCGCGACGCGGCACTACGGCGATTTCGAGCGCATCGCTATGGTAGGAGAGAGCCGATGGCAGGAATGGATGGCCAAGCTGAGCATACCGTTCACCCAGGCTGCGGTGAGATATTTCGATGCGGTGGAGACCGAGCAGGCTTGGGCTTGGCTGCGCGAAACGGATCAGGCTCTATCGCAGTCCGATTGATTTCTCGGCCCTTGGCGGCCATTCGACATGGACGGAACAAACGAAAGCCCCTGCCGGTTTCCCGCCAGGGGCTTTTCATTTCAGTCTTGCAGGCTAGAGGCGAATCAGACCGACGGTCCCCTGTAGATCACCATGGCGGCGCCCTGGCTCTGCTTGAAGTTGTCGTAGCCGACCAGGCGGACGTGGTTGTGCGGATGCGCCTTGTGGCAGGCTTCGGCTTCGGCCAGGATGGCGTCGACGTCGGTCTCGCCGAACATCGGCAGTTTCCACATGTACCAATAGTGATCGAACGCGTTCTCCGGCTCGGTGTGCTCCACGGCCGGGTTCCAGCCGCGGCTGACGATGTATTCCACCTGGCGGCGGATCTTCGCCGGGTCCATCGGCGGCAGGTACGAAAAGGTCTCGAATTTGCGTGAGCCGGTGTCGGACAGGCTGGATTTGTAGTCTTGCATATCGCTCATGGTATTCCCCGAATCCTCTTGAAGCTTACCGGTGGGCCACGTCGAGCTTGTCGACGGTGTCGAACTCGAACTTGATTTCCTTCCAGGTTTCCATCGCGGCCTTGAGTTCCGGGCTGCTCTTGGCGGCTTCGGTCAGGATTTCCTTGCCTTCCTTCTCAAGCTGGCGGCCTTCGTTGCGCGCCTCGACACAGGCTTCCAGCGCCACGCGGTTGGCTGCGGCGCCGGCTGCGTTGCCCCAGGGATGGCCCAGGGTGCCGCCGCCGAACTGGAACACCGCGTCGTCGCCGAAGATCGAAAGCAGTGCCGGCATGTGCCAGACGTGAATCCCGCCGGAGGCGACCGCGAATGCGCCGGGCATGGAGCCCCATTCCTGGTCGAAGAAGATGCCGCGGCTGCGGTCTTCCTTGATGGTGCGCTCGCGCAGCAGGTCGATCCAGCCCAGGGTGGCCTGGCGGTCGCCTTCCAACTTGCCGACGACGGTACCGGTGTGCAGGTGGTCGCCGCCGGACAGGCGCAGCAGCTTGGTGAAGACGCGGAAGTGGATGCCGTGGTTGGGGTTGCGGTCCATCACCGCGTGCATGGCGCGGTGGATATGCAGCAGCATGCCGTTCTCGCGGCACCAGTTGGCCAGGCCCGTGTTGGCGCAGAAGCCGCCGGTGATGAAGTCGTGCATGATGATGGGCGCGCCGATTTCCTTGGCGTATTCCGC
This portion of the Methylococcus mesophilus genome encodes:
- a CDS encoding cellulose binding domain-containing protein, translated to MNTRFLAPLSGLVLVATLAEGTPAQAATLPAPVPNAIVSASSSWGTASDSWAGYTGALQIWVPDAVSGGWTLTFQSAGLGRQAQASSFWNANAVFDAATNTFTLTSPSWGSDVAANSVLDVGFNANGAFDTSVDLANCKFNGQPCVISAMTSQSAQQTLANLKAGYQGGGSATPTPAPSVTPSPSATPVPIASPKLEVLFSISSSWDGGYSGNVAVKNLSSKTLKAGANGWQAPLQFPDAATAQDVFKSGPWNFSVNIAGDGTATLKPKSWVAALAPGDVAASGFNGGSPANLQKAAAADSTVTVLFAPSVPNSNPTPTPNPTATPSPTATPSPTPGASATPSPSPTPVPTTPPTGGAGSLLFSPYKDVTISMNWNSNVMSTAVTGTLSPLLSVLPAKVSAVTWAFATGECGKENWAGIQPDVLVQANLQAFVDAGMDYVVSTGGAAGAFTCSSEAGMRAFINRYASNRLVGIDFDIEAGQSQAAIASLVQQVAAVQSDYPNLRFSFTVATLGSSNGTVTSNPYGDLNVTGHNVVKAVQQYGVANYTINLMVMDYGTANAGNCVVVNGLCDMGQTAIQAAKNLKAKYGIPYARIELTPMIGVNDVSDELFSLQDTDTMVQWALANGIAGIHFWSADRDTPCSQASASPTCSSVPSVPAWGYTYRFISDLGL
- a CDS encoding CbbQ/NirQ/NorQ/GpvN family protein → MTAQSADQYLIEGQPYYRPTADEVELFEAAYAARMPVMLKGPTGCGKTRFVEYMAWKLKRPLITVACNEDMTASDLVGRFLLDASGTRWQDGPLTLAARIGAICYLDEVVEARQDTTVVIHPLTDHRRTLPLDKKGELVHAHPDFQLVISYNPGYQNLLKDLKQSTKQRFGALDFGYPETAVEVDVVSHETGIDPKIAEKLVQIAHRARNLKGHGLDEGISTRLLVYAGHLIAKGIAPRAACMMALVRPLTDDPDIRDTLDAAVATFF
- a CDS encoding response regulator transcription factor, with protein sequence MIEKAPPYTVSIVEDEPVLREELAFQLAHHGFAVETFENAAQFYRYLAVRPKTVAVLDIGLAGEDGLSVCQYLRSHDTGMGIVFVTARGLRDDRLSGLDAGADAYLVKPVDLDELVLILRRLGQRLTTAATAEPRPVRASMDGQWELDSGLGMLVTPNGTRIRLSLSEAQLLHALLAHQGEPCTHAELAAALGSMPEDYNKHRTEVIFSRLRERVYRHSGLALPIQAERCVGYRLLPFATGAHPQAAIGELTTPQSLG
- a CDS encoding sensor histidine kinase, with the protein product MIDVLTLALAAGLGNLAFAALAAVYARSARNANPPLAIWRWARTVAGVAFLLIWLRPAIPAWLSMTASHLLLPPAWALEFAAYAGLLGLSGWRRPLIGLTALALAVQLALHAFEVGRRIDLIYFSSINTAYFEAMAAVLLLSRQHGRLARMMAFTNAVLGLLFLLRVVHLVWIGDHTLDSYKVLHTLLWVVGYLIVTVNGFGFLLLSKQDDDRKLREALADVSLAEAEQRQLLSLASHEFRTPAAMIQASLDSLKLLAVSLPPAAAGRLDNIGKATQRLTHLANTLIAQDRLRELRFGLVRQEADLNAVAAQVAERYAPPIPWRGLDGAARVAVDAELLAIALHNLIDNALRHSAAGGPPEVRLERRGDLLEIAVADRGPGVPDADKEAVFERFYRRDAGPGSGLGLSIVRTIARLHGGEALVRDNAPHGAVFAIRLPFSTFPGAV
- a CDS encoding IS3 family transposase (programmed frameshift) — encoded protein: MKKRFTEEQIIGILKEAEAGLKVAELCRKHGLSEATYYNWKAKYGGLTVSDAQRLKALETENARLKRLLAEAMLDNAALKEVVGRKLVSPQAKRVAVSHLMTKHQMGVTRACGLIGISRSLYRYEAKRPADQELKERLCELAAQKRRYGYRRLHVLLCREGWEINRKRTYRVYHEAGLMVRKRKRKRIAGVERQIKVAPSAPNESWSMDYVSDGLADGRRLRCLNIVDDFTKQCLAIEVDTSLPGRRVVGVLQRLAEIRGLPKSVTVDNGPEFAGKALDEWADSQGLCLSFIQPGKPQQNAYIESFNGKFRDECLNEHWFVSMCHARQVIEEWRREYNEQRPHSSLAYLTPDQFADTFLTADSMSVSD
- a CDS encoding CcdB family protein; this translates as MAQFDVYPNPDRQTNLRIPYLLEIQSDLLAVLKTTVLIPLYDPAEVDVPPVRGLMPVLEFEGRSLVLVTPELTGVPRKRLPLKIGDLRQARETVLAALDILLTGI
- a CDS encoding type II toxin-antitoxin system CcdA family antitoxin; this encodes MSFPNASKKAVNLSANAELLREAKALNINLSQAFETHLAELIRARKQEQWLAENLSAIEAYNRRIEETGVFGDGWRSF
- a CDS encoding SpoIIAA family protein; this encodes MIKPDGVCSSLDTPAGRETATYSGGKIMIESIETGSSKILGVKLSGKLREEDYKIFMPLVENALATAGKLSLFIRFEDFHGWDLGAAWEDLKFATRHYGDFERIAMVGESRWQEWMAKLSIPFTQAAVRYFDAVETEQAWAWLRETDQALSQSD
- a CDS encoding ribulose bisphosphate carboxylase small subunit, whose protein sequence is MSDMQDYKSSLSDTGSRKFETFSYLPPMDPAKIRRQVEYIVSRGWNPAVEHTEPENAFDHYWYMWKLPMFGETDVDAILAEAEACHKAHPHNHVRLVGYDNFKQSQGAAMVIYRGPSV